DNA sequence from the Pseudoxanthomonas indica genome:
GGCTTTACGACTTTGCTCGCGAACTGGGTGCATCGATGCTGGTGCCGCAATACTCGCGCTATGTGGTCGACCTCAATCGACCGGAAGACGATGTCTCGCTGTATCCGGGCCAGAACACCACCGGCCTGTGCCCGATCGTGCAGTTCAGTGGTGAGCCGGTGTACCTGCCCGGGCAGGAACCTTCGACCGATGAAATCCACCAGCGCGTGGACACTTACTGGCGTCCTTACCACGCGGCTTTGCGCGAAGAGATTGAACGCCTGCTCGCCGCGCACGCACGGGTGGTGGTCTGGGAAGCCCATTCCATCCGCAGCGTGGTGCCATTCCTGTTCGAAGGCCGGCTGCCTGATTTCAACCTGGGCACCGCCGGTGGGGTCAGCTGCTCGCCGCAGTTGCAACAGCGGCTGGAAGCCATCCTGTCGGCGCAGTCGCACTACAGCCACATCGTCGATGGCCGCTTCCGTGGCGGCTACATCACCCGCCACTACAGCGACCTCGCGCGCGGCGTGCAGACGGTACAACTGGAACTGGCGCAGGTGAACTACATGGACGAAGACAGCTTCGACTACCTGCCCGCCACCGCCGCACCGACGCAACAGGTGATCCGCCGCCTGCTGGAAGCCACGCTGGCGTGAAGCCGCAGCAAGCCGATGCCGCCAGCGCGGCGATGCAGGAGCGCGAAACGTCCAGCGCGCTGCTGGACCCGGAGGCCGCACCCAACGACGCGACCGTCGCGCCGGTGGCGCCGTCCCGGCTGCCGGTCACCGGTTTCCTGCTGGCGGCGCTGGGTGCCATTGCCTTTTCCGGCAAGGCCATCATCGTGAAGCTGGGTTATCGGTACGGCGTGGACGCGATCACCTTGCTGGCCTTGCGCATGCTGGTGGCGTTTCCGTTCTTCCTGCTGATGGGGTTGTGGGCGTCGCGACGCGCGGCGTCGCTGGCGCGCGGCGATGTGCCGAAGATTCTCGCGCTCGGCTTCTTTGGCTACTACCTGGCCAGCTTCCTGGATTTCGCTGGGCTGGCCTACATCACCGCCACGCTGGAGCGGCTGATCCTGTATCTCACCCCCACCCTGGTGCTGCTGATCAACCTGTGGGTGTTCGGCAAGCGCGCCAGCCGCCTGCAATGGTCGGCGCTGCTGGTGAGCTACGTGGGTGTGCTGCTGGCGTTCGGCCACGACTGGCAACCGGGCGGCACCAACATCGCCATCGGTGGCGCGCTGGTATTCGGCAGCGCGCTGGCCTACGCGATCTATCTGGTCGGCAGCGGCGAGATGGTGCGCCGGGTCGGCGCGGTGCGCTTGACCGCGTATGCCAGCAGCGTGGCCAGCGTGCTGTGCATCGGCCAGTTCCTGCTGCTGCGTCCTGCCGCCACACTGCTGCAACTGCCACACGAAGTCTGGTCGCTGTCCCTGCTCAATGGCACCTTGTGCACGGTCTTGCCCGTGCTGATGGTGATGATGGCGGTCTCGCGCATCGGCTCGGCGCTGGCGGCGCAGATCGGCATGCTGGGTCCAGTCTCCACGATCATCCTGAGCCTGTTGCTGCTGGGTGAGCCGATGGGACCCTGGCAAGTGCTGGGCACGGTGCTGGTGATGGTGGGAGTGTTCGTGGTGTCGCGGCAGCGCACGGCGTGATCGCCTTCATGCACGCATGGCATTGACTCCGGCAGAATGAACACATGAAGGAAACCCTGCCGCCCGCCACGCCAACGCCTGGAAGTCCTCCGGCGGGTACGGCGCCGGTGGAGCCACCACCGCCGCTGATCGCCTTGCGGCCGTTGCTGTGGCTGGTGGCCGCCGGCGTCTTCATGCAGATGCTGGACAGCACCATCGTCAATACGGCCTTGCCGTCGATGGCGCGCGATCTCAACCAGTCGCCATTGAAGATGCAGGCGGTGGTGGTGGCCTATTCGCTGACCGTGGCCATGCTGATTCCCGCCTCGGGCTGGCTGGCGGATCGGTTCGGCACGCGCCGTCTTTTCATCCTTGCCATTGCGGTGTTCACGCTGGGCTCGTTGGCTTGTGCGCTTGCGCAAACGCTGCCGCAATTGGTTGCCTCGCGCGTGCTGCAGGGCGTGGGCGGCGCGATGCTGCTGCCGATTGGCCGGCTGGCGGTACTGCGGGCGGTGCCGCGCAAGGATTTCCTGGCGGCGATGAGCTTTGTCACCGTGCCGGGCCTGATAGGGCCGTTGATTGGTCCGACCCTGGGTGGCTGGCTGGCCGAAGTGGCGTCATGGCACTGGATCTTCCTGATCAACCTGCCGCTGGGCGTGCTCGGTACGCTGGCGGCATTGCGCTGGATGCCGGACCTGCGCGGGCCGCAGATGCGCTTTGATGCGTGGGGCTATGTGCTGCTTGCCTTCGGCATGGTCGCGATTTCGCTATCACTGGACAGCCTGAGCGAGCAGGATGCGCGTCGCGGCTTCATGCTGGTGCTGCTGGTATTCGGCCTGGCCGGCCTGGTCGCGTATTGGCTGCATGCCGCGCGCGCGCCGCGGCCGTTGTTCTCGCTGGCCTTGTTCAAGGTGCCGAGCTTCAGCATCGGACTGCTCGGCAATCTGTTCTCGCGCATGGGCAGCAGCGGCATGCCGTTCCTGATCCCGCTGATGCTGCAGGTGGCACTGGGCTATTCACCGATGAATGCCGGTTTGATGATGATTCCCGCCGCGCTGGCCGGCATGGGATCCAAGCGCATCGTGGTGCCGCTGGTGCATCGGCTGGGCTATCGCAAGGTGCTGGTGGGCAACACGATCCTGGTGGGTCTGGCGATGGCCAGCTTCGCCTTCATCTCGCCGGAGTGGCCGTTGTGGCTGCACCTGATCCAGTTTGCCTGCTTTGGCGCGGTCAACTCGCTGCAGTTCACCGCCATGAACACCTTGGCGCTGCGTGATCTGGACGGTGACCTGGCCAGCAGCGGCAACAGCCTGTTATCGATGACCATGATGCTGGCCATGAGTATCGGTGTGGCCGTGGCCGGCAGCCTGCTGGGCGTGTTTGGTAACGAGGCCCTGCACCCGCTGCGCGATCAGGCGCTGGGCGCATTCCGCTGGACGTTTGTCTGCGTGGGCTTGATCACGATGGCCTCGGCCGCGATATTTGCGCAGTTGCCACCGACAAGGCGCATTCCGCCGGCGAGCGTGAAGCGGGCCGATGCGGCGTAGGCGGGGGTCTGATCAGGCGTTCGTGTGTTGAACACAGCCCCGACGCTTGCCGGGTTTCGGGGCTGAAGCCCCTCCCACATTGAATCGCTATTGATCAGGTCTTGGCGCGGTAGCGGATGTGCCGGCGATGCTCGCTTCACCCAGCCAATCCACCACCGCTTGCAGCGCATCCAGGCGGCCATCTCCCGCGCGCAGGCGCTCGTTGTAGATCGCCAACTGGTGATGAGCGCTGGTCCCTTCCTCCAGGATTTGCCACAGGCGCTCGAAGGCGGGCGCGGCTTGCAGCGCATCGATATCGTCTTCCACTGCGCCTTGGGTGTTGCGCAGCATTTCGCGCACCGACACCAGCTTGCCCGAGGCCAAATCAATCAGGCCGGCGTTGTAGCCATGGCGCTGCGCCCGCCACAGGTTCTCCGCGATGATCGCCTGCACCCCGGCATCCAGCCCGGCATGCCGTTGCGGGTTACGTTCGAGATAGCGCACCAGGCAGCGGAACAGCTGGGCGATGGCGAGTGCGTCATCGGCATGGGTGCAGCAGTCGGGTACGCGCAATTCCAGGGTGGGGAAGGCGAGGGAAGGGCGAATCGCCCACCACAGGAAGCTGGCGTTCTCGATGGTGCCGGACTGCACCATCCGCGCCACATAGCGGTCATAGCCGGCCTGATCCGCGAACAGCGGCGGCAACCCCGTGCGCGGAATTTCCTGGTACGCGGTTTGTCGATAGCCCATCAAGCCGGTCGGGTGGCCCATCCAGAACGGCGACGACGTACTGAGCGCCAGCAGCAGTGGCAGAAACGGTTGCAGGCGCTTCAACAAATCGATGCGCGCGCTGGTATCGGCGGGCTGCACATGCACGTGCAGGCCACACACCAGATTGCGGTGACCGAGCATCTGCAGTTGCTGCATCACCCGGTCGTAGTGCGGTTTGTCGGTACTGACCTGATCGCGCCACACGCCCATCGGGTGGGTGCCCGCGGCGAGAATGGACAGGCCCTGTTCGGCGGCGATGCGGCCGACCGTGGCGCGCAGGTTGAACAGGTCGGCGCGCGCGGCGTCGATACCGTGATGCACACCGGTCTGCACTTCCACCTGGGTCTGCAGGAGTTCGCTGCCCACGCGCTCGCCCAGCGCCTCGTGGCAGCGCGCGAAGAAGGTCTTGGGCATGTGCCGCAGGCGCCGACGATTGCGGCGAACCAGAAAGTACTCTTCTTCCAGCCCGAAGGTGTACGGATGATGTGCCAAAGAAAAAACGCCCTGTCAGGTGACAGGGCGTTATCTCATTGCTCAGGTCAATTTTGTGTTTGCGCGACCGGCGGTGAAGTGGACGCCGGCGCTGCCGCGGTACCTGGACCAATATGCCGGTCCAGGAATGCTGCAACGCGTTTGTTCAGTTCAGTAATGTTTTCCGGCTTGACGAAGCCGTGGCCTTCGCCCGAGACCACCATGGTTTCCACCGGTACCCCGGCCTTCTTGAAGGAACTTTCCAGGGCATTGAACTGATCCATGGGAACGCGACGATCCAGCTTGCCCTGTACCAGCATGACGGGCACCTTGATCTTGGCAACGTTGCGAGCAGGTGAATTGGCGATCAGGGTCGCCTCGTCATTGCCCAGCACGCGGTCCAGATAGCGGCGACCGGCCTTGCGCTCGGTGATGTCTCCCTCCTCATGCATGACCTTGAGGTCGTAGACACCAACGTAGCCGATGGCGCACTTGTACAGGTCGGGATAACGGATGGGATTCATCAATGCGGCATAGCCACCAAAGCTTGAGCCGTAAATGCAGATGCGGTTCGCATCGGCCAGCTTGTTTTCCACTGTCCACCTCACGCCAGCGGCGATGTCGTCCATCATCTTGCCGCCCCATTCGCGATAGCCGAGCTTTTCGAACTTGTCGCCGCGCCCGCCCGAGCCGCGGAAATTGATCTGCAGAACAGCGTAGCCGCGACTGGCGAGGAACTGGGCATCGCGATCAAATCCCCAACTGTCGTAGACGCCGTAAGGACCGCCGTGAGGTACCACCACCATGGGCTGCGGCCCCGCAGCGTTGGACCGGGATGTGTAGAACCCGAACAACTTCAACCCGTCTGGCGCAGTGAACTCGATCGGTCGGGTTGTCGCCATTGACTCGGCTTTGAACCAAGGTGCTACCTCGCCAATCATCTGAACCTTGTTGGTATCCCTGTCGAGTACGTAGTAAGCAGGGGGCACACGATCAGACCAAGCACCGAACAAGACCTTGCGATTGTCGCCGCTGAAATCGACCAGCGTGATCATCTTGCCCGAGAAGGCCTTCAGCAGGCCGGAATGCAACTTGGCCCATTCAGAACCATTGTCGAAGTAGCGCACTGAGGGCTTGTCGGCGTCGTACGTCACGCCAAAAGGGACACCGTCACGTCCAGCTCGCAACACCTGTCCGATCTGCACATCGTCGCGTCCGGCGAGCAGGGTCCGGGTGCCAGAGGCGAAATCGACGCGATACATCTTGCCAGGCTCGCGGTTGTCGGAAATCACTCCGTAAGCCGTGTTGCCATCAGCTTCGAAGGAGACCCCGCCAAAAGTGAAACCGGCAAGTGTCTTGGGTACAGATTCCCAATCCGACGCGGCGGTCGGCCGGTAGAAAAGGACCGGGTTGTCTTCCTTGTCGGTCGTCTTGCGCAGGCGCGCGCGCCCGGTCCGGTCGTACCAGAATACTGCCGGTTGCGGAGAGCGTTCGACTTCCTTGCGCGAGCCCGTGCGCGCATCGACCTTGTAAATCACTGTCGGGTTCTCTTCGCCGCATACACTTCGCCAGCAGGTAAAGTTGACAAGCAAAGAGCCAGGCTCATTCCTCAGCACCATGTCTACTTCTGCGAAGCCTTGATCCTTGCGGCGCCCTGCACGGATGCCATCATCCGGGATGTACGCGAAAAGCACTTCCTGGTTCTTGCCCCGGATGTCGGAGGACATCAATTCTCCACGGCTGACCAGTTGCTCGCGTAATGGCTCCTTTTCGGCGCGGGATACGACAATCTGCTCATCGCTTGCCCATACGATGTCGGTCACATGTTGCTGCTTGGTGAAACGCAGTGCCTGCACGCTCGCACTGCCATCCAGCGGCACAATCTGCAGCTGTGTTTCGGTGCCATTGGCAGCAGGAACACCCATGGCCACGTACTTGCCGTCGGGTGAGATGCTGACATCACTGAATTCGTAGTCCTTCGAGAAGTCCTCGACCGGAATGACCTGCGCCCAGGCAGGCGCCACTACCAGGCCGCCCAACAGGGCCGCCCACTTCCATGCGTTGATAGACACGGTTCCTCCCCAGGAACGTGGTTTGCGTGTAGGCCGATGGTGCCATCACATGAGCCGGCTGTCATGTGACGCCGGCCATGGTTGCGGTCAGACTTCCAAGGAAGCCAGGTCACCCTTGGTTTCCAGCCACGCCTTGCGCTCGCTGGCGCGCTTCTTGGCCAGCAACATGTCCATCAGCGAGTGGGTCTGGTCGCCGTCTTCGACGGTGAGCTGGCACAGCCGACGGGTGTCGGGGTGGATGGTGGACTCGCGCAGCTGCGAGGCGTTCATTTCGCCGAGGCCCTTGAAGCGGGTAACGTTGACCGCGCCCTTGATCTTCTCGCGCTGGATCTTCTCCAGCAGCAGGCGCTTTTCTTCCTCGTCTAGGGCGTAGAACACCTGCTTGCCCACGTCGACGCGGAACAGCGGCGGCATCGCCACGAACACATGACCGGCCTGCACCAGTGCCGGGAAGTGGCGCAGGAACAATGCGCTCAACAAGGTGGCGATATGCAGGC
Encoded proteins:
- the mdtD gene encoding multidrug transporter subunit MdtD, whose amino-acid sequence is MKETLPPATPTPGSPPAGTAPVEPPPPLIALRPLLWLVAAGVFMQMLDSTIVNTALPSMARDLNQSPLKMQAVVVAYSLTVAMLIPASGWLADRFGTRRLFILAIAVFTLGSLACALAQTLPQLVASRVLQGVGGAMLLPIGRLAVLRAVPRKDFLAAMSFVTVPGLIGPLIGPTLGGWLAEVASWHWIFLINLPLGVLGTLAALRWMPDLRGPQMRFDAWGYVLLAFGMVAISLSLDSLSEQDARRGFMLVLLVFGLAGLVAYWLHAARAPRPLFSLALFKVPSFSIGLLGNLFSRMGSSGMPFLIPLMLQVALGYSPMNAGLMMIPAALAGMGSKRIVVPLVHRLGYRKVLVGNTILVGLAMASFAFISPEWPLWLHLIQFACFGAVNSLQFTAMNTLALRDLDGDLASSGNSLLSMTMMLAMSIGVAVAGSLLGVFGNEALHPLRDQALGAFRWTFVCVGLITMASAAIFAQLPPTRRIPPASVKRADAA
- a CDS encoding DMT family transporter encodes the protein MQERETSSALLDPEAAPNDATVAPVAPSRLPVTGFLLAALGAIAFSGKAIIVKLGYRYGVDAITLLALRMLVAFPFFLLMGLWASRRAASLARGDVPKILALGFFGYYLASFLDFAGLAYITATLERLILYLTPTLVLLINLWVFGKRASRLQWSALLVSYVGVLLAFGHDWQPGGTNIAIGGALVFGSALAYAIYLVGSGEMVRRVGAVRLTAYASSVASVLCIGQFLLLRPAATLLQLPHEVWSLSLLNGTLCTVLPVLMVMMAVSRIGSALAAQIGMLGPVSTIILSLLLLGEPMGPWQVLGTVLVMVGVFVVSRQRTA
- the hutG gene encoding N-formylglutamate deformylase, yielding MEICTLHRGEAPLLISLPHNGTALPEAMAARLTPSARRTPDTDWHVARLYDFARELGASMLVPQYSRYVVDLNRPEDDVSLYPGQNTTGLCPIVQFSGEPVYLPGQEPSTDEIHQRVDTYWRPYHAALREEIERLLAAHARVVVWEAHSIRSVVPFLFEGRLPDFNLGTAGGVSCSPQLQQRLEAILSAQSHYSHIVDGRFRGGYITRHYSDLARGVQTVQLELAQVNYMDEDSFDYLPATAAPTQQVIRRLLEATLA
- a CDS encoding alpha/beta hydrolase family protein; protein product: MSINAWKWAALLGGLVVAPAWAQVIPVEDFSKDYEFSDVSISPDGKYVAMGVPAANGTETQLQIVPLDGSASVQALRFTKQQHVTDIVWASDEQIVVSRAEKEPLREQLVSRGELMSSDIRGKNQEVLFAYIPDDGIRAGRRKDQGFAEVDMVLRNEPGSLLVNFTCWRSVCGEENPTVIYKVDARTGSRKEVERSPQPAVFWYDRTGRARLRKTTDKEDNPVLFYRPTAASDWESVPKTLAGFTFGGVSFEADGNTAYGVISDNREPGKMYRVDFASGTRTLLAGRDDVQIGQVLRAGRDGVPFGVTYDADKPSVRYFDNGSEWAKLHSGLLKAFSGKMITLVDFSGDNRKVLFGAWSDRVPPAYYVLDRDTNKVQMIGEVAPWFKAESMATTRPIEFTAPDGLKLFGFYTSRSNAAGPQPMVVVPHGGPYGVYDSWGFDRDAQFLASRGYAVLQINFRGSGGRGDKFEKLGYREWGGKMMDDIAAGVRWTVENKLADANRICIYGSSFGGYAALMNPIRYPDLYKCAIGYVGVYDLKVMHEEGDITERKAGRRYLDRVLGNDEATLIANSPARNVAKIKVPVMLVQGKLDRRVPMDQFNALESSFKKAGVPVETMVVSGEGHGFVKPENITELNKRVAAFLDRHIGPGTAAAPASTSPPVAQTQN
- a CDS encoding carboxylate-amine ligase, producing the protein MAHHPYTFGLEEEYFLVRRNRRRLRHMPKTFFARCHEALGERVGSELLQTQVEVQTGVHHGIDAARADLFNLRATVGRIAAEQGLSILAAGTHPMGVWRDQVSTDKPHYDRVMQQLQMLGHRNLVCGLHVHVQPADTSARIDLLKRLQPFLPLLLALSTSSPFWMGHPTGLMGYRQTAYQEIPRTGLPPLFADQAGYDRYVARMVQSGTIENASFLWWAIRPSLAFPTLELRVPDCCTHADDALAIAQLFRCLVRYLERNPQRHAGLDAGVQAIIAENLWRAQRHGYNAGLIDLASGKLVSVREMLRNTQGAVEDDIDALQAAPAFERLWQILEEGTSAHHQLAIYNERLRAGDGRLDALQAVVDWLGEASIAGTSATAPRPDQ